The following are encoded in a window of Brevibacillus ruminantium genomic DNA:
- a CDS encoding ABC transporter permease, with protein MSRHAFLQAIKRNRNGWMALSLVGVAIVLLPNLYILLNLFQKPNENWEHIKEFMLKEYVLQSLWLVLFTGLFTVMIGVTLAWLMTAYDFPGKRLFRWAFVLPLAIPPYIGAYTYSTMLSYTGAVQKLLRNQFGLTLDQKYFDFMSMKGAIFVFTMFLFPYVYMITKTFLERQSASYIENARLLGKGPVQIFFQVVLPLSRSAIVGGVSLVVFEVLNDFGVTSYFGISTFSTAIFQTWFGMYDLDSAIRLAAFLMVAVIGLFILEKYLRNRQKFSSSTSKVRPLTPKKMGRFSAGLAFVFCFLIFACSFLIPFVQLLAWAKLTYAHVLNRGFAQLVSNTLVVSLIATAIVVFFAVIAANVSRIKQSFFSNIAAKLIAMGYSVPGAVISIGVLAVFISLDKSLAGVYRSLGWGDQKLVLSLSIVMLIVAYVIRFMAIGFNSVETGFEKVGKKYYEASRMLGLGMTRTFFAVDLKMIKGAILSAAVLTFVEIIKELPLTLLLRPFNFETLATKTYQYANDEQIIEASIPSLLIIGISMITVLVFQRFGEEKKER; from the coding sequence ATGAGCAGACACGCATTCCTGCAAGCCATAAAACGGAACAGGAACGGGTGGATGGCACTCAGTCTGGTTGGGGTAGCAATTGTATTGCTGCCCAACCTTTATATTCTCTTGAATCTGTTCCAAAAGCCAAACGAAAACTGGGAGCACATCAAAGAGTTTATGCTGAAAGAATATGTGCTCCAGTCGCTTTGGCTTGTTCTGTTTACCGGCCTTTTTACGGTCATGATCGGGGTGACGCTCGCCTGGCTGATGACGGCGTATGATTTTCCAGGGAAACGCCTCTTTCGCTGGGCTTTTGTCTTGCCGCTGGCGATCCCACCCTATATCGGGGCGTACACCTACAGTACGATGCTCAGTTACACGGGAGCCGTGCAAAAGCTGCTGCGCAATCAGTTCGGCTTGACCCTGGATCAGAAGTATTTTGACTTCATGTCGATGAAAGGGGCCATCTTCGTTTTTACGATGTTCCTGTTTCCGTACGTCTACATGATTACCAAGACGTTTCTGGAGCGGCAAAGCGCCTCTTACATTGAAAATGCCCGGTTGCTTGGCAAAGGCCCTGTCCAAATCTTCTTTCAGGTCGTTCTTCCTCTCTCGCGCTCCGCGATTGTCGGGGGCGTGAGTCTTGTTGTGTTTGAGGTCTTGAATGATTTTGGCGTGACCAGCTATTTCGGGATCAGCACTTTTTCCACGGCGATCTTTCAGACCTGGTTTGGCATGTATGATCTGGATTCGGCGATTCGACTGGCAGCCTTTCTGATGGTAGCGGTGATCGGCCTGTTTATTCTGGAAAAATACTTGCGAAATCGTCAGAAGTTTAGTTCCTCGACAAGCAAGGTAAGACCGCTCACGCCGAAAAAAATGGGGCGGTTTTCCGCAGGACTCGCTTTTGTCTTTTGTTTCCTGATCTTTGCCTGTTCGTTTCTCATCCCGTTTGTGCAGTTGCTCGCATGGGCCAAGCTCACGTATGCCCATGTCCTGAATCGCGGCTTCGCCCAGCTGGTGTCCAACACGCTGGTCGTGTCGCTGATCGCAACGGCCATCGTCGTGTTTTTTGCCGTGATCGCAGCCAACGTCAGCCGCATCAAGCAATCCTTCTTTTCCAATATCGCAGCCAAGCTGATCGCGATGGGATACTCTGTCCCGGGGGCGGTTATCTCGATCGGGGTTTTGGCCGTCTTTATCTCGCTGGATAAAAGTCTGGCCGGGGTGTATCGATCACTCGGCTGGGGCGATCAAAAGCTCGTGCTCAGCTTGTCCATTGTGATGCTGATCGTGGCCTATGTGATCCGCTTTATGGCGATTGGCTTCAACTCGGTGGAGACGGGTTTTGAGAAAGTCGGGAAAAAATATTACGAGGCCTCCCGCATGCTCGGGCTGGGCATGACGCGCACCTTTTTTGCCGTCGATCTGAAAATGATCAAAGGCGCGATTCTGAGTGCGGCTGTCCTCACGTTTGTGGAGATTATCAAAGAGCTGCCGCTTACCCTGCTGCTGCGTCCGTTCAATTTTGAAACGCTGGCGACCAAGACGTATCAGTACGCCAATGACGAGCAGATTATAGAGGCGTCCATTCCATCCCTGTTGATTATTGGCATCAGCATGATTACTGTACTCGTATTCCAACGATTCGGAGAGGAGAAGAAAGAGCGATGA
- a CDS encoding Fe(3+) ABC transporter substrate-binding protein translates to MKRGKLTASILTAVMAAGLLAGCGSSGASTGTDTANQQQANTGTPDAKQSQDQVVNVYTARHYEIDDKLMEAFTQKTGIKVNMVKGKAEELIERLKREGESTEADLFITVDGGVLNTAKENGVLQPVQSEAIDKHVPKQLRDKDNEWIGIATRARVIAYSKDRVKPEQLSTYEDLATDKWKGKVLVRSSTSLYNQSLLASFIDLNGEEKAEEWAKGITANLAQEPKGGDRDQAKAIVAGVGDVAIMNTYYVGLMVNSKDPEEVKVGESIGVFFPNQETTGTHINISGVGLTKHSKHKENAVKLMEFLTDKEAQSMISQENYEFPVNAEAEMPELLKSWGTFKAQEIDFAKLGTNNKKALEIFNKVGWK, encoded by the coding sequence ATGAAACGTGGAAAACTGACTGCTTCGATTCTGACAGCCGTAATGGCGGCGGGACTGCTTGCAGGGTGCGGAAGCAGTGGAGCGAGTACAGGAACAGATACAGCAAATCAACAACAGGCAAACACCGGAACACCTGATGCAAAGCAGAGTCAAGATCAGGTGGTGAATGTTTATACGGCACGTCACTATGAAATTGATGATAAATTAATGGAAGCCTTCACCCAAAAAACAGGCATTAAAGTCAATATGGTCAAAGGAAAAGCGGAAGAGCTGATCGAGCGTCTGAAACGCGAAGGGGAGAGCACGGAAGCTGACTTGTTTATCACCGTAGACGGCGGCGTGTTGAATACCGCGAAGGAAAATGGCGTTCTACAGCCTGTGCAATCCGAGGCCATCGACAAGCATGTGCCCAAACAGCTCCGCGACAAAGACAATGAATGGATCGGGATTGCCACTCGCGCTCGCGTGATTGCCTATTCCAAGGATCGTGTAAAGCCAGAACAGCTCTCGACTTATGAAGACCTGGCGACTGATAAATGGAAAGGCAAAGTATTGGTACGCTCTTCGACCAGTCTGTACAACCAGTCCCTGCTGGCATCCTTCATCGACCTGAACGGCGAGGAGAAGGCGGAGGAGTGGGCAAAAGGGATCACGGCCAACTTGGCGCAAGAGCCGAAAGGCGGCGACCGTGACCAGGCCAAAGCGATTGTAGCCGGTGTCGGCGATGTGGCCATCATGAACACCTATTACGTCGGACTGATGGTAAATTCCAAAGATCCGGAAGAAGTGAAGGTCGGCGAAAGCATCGGCGTATTCTTCCCGAATCAGGAGACGACAGGCACGCATATCAACATCAGCGGAGTGGGTCTGACCAAGCACAGCAAACACAAGGAAAACGCCGTCAAACTGATGGAATTCCTGACAGATAAAGAAGCACAGAGCATGATCTCGCAGGAAAACTATGAGTTCCCTGTAAATGCGGAAGCGGAGATGCCGGAGCTTTTGAAATCCTGGGGCACGTTTAAAGCGCAAGAGATTGATTTTGCGAAGCTGGGAACAAACAACAAAAAGGCACTCGAAATCTTTAACAAAGTAGGCTGGAAGTAA
- a CDS encoding ABC transporter ATP-binding protein, whose product MSFCEIKELSFYYPKAKEKTIQDFTLTISQGEIVGILGQSGSGKSTLLRLISGLEEPAGGSITIAGKTVVDGQRFVEPEERGVGMVFQDYALFPHLTVAQNIVFGLHRLSRKERKQRLAEMLELVQLTGFENRYPHELSGGQQQRVALARALAPKPSVLLMDEPFSNLDADLKERIREELRDILKLAQITCIFVTHDKEDVKAICDRTVVMGRGA is encoded by the coding sequence ATGAGCTTCTGTGAAATCAAGGAACTCTCTTTTTACTACCCCAAGGCAAAAGAAAAGACCATCCAGGACTTCACGCTCACGATCTCCCAGGGGGAAATCGTCGGGATTTTGGGACAGAGCGGCAGCGGCAAAAGCACCTTGCTGCGTCTGATTTCCGGATTGGAGGAGCCCGCGGGCGGTTCGATCACGATTGCAGGCAAGACGGTGGTAGATGGGCAGCGCTTTGTGGAGCCGGAGGAGCGCGGTGTGGGGATGGTGTTTCAGGACTATGCCTTGTTCCCTCATCTGACCGTGGCGCAAAACATCGTGTTCGGTCTTCATCGCCTCTCGCGCAAAGAACGGAAACAACGCTTGGCGGAGATGCTGGAGCTGGTCCAGCTGACCGGCTTTGAGAATCGCTATCCGCACGAGCTGAGCGGAGGACAGCAGCAGCGTGTAGCCCTGGCCCGTGCGCTTGCTCCCAAGCCATCCGTCCTGTTGATGGATGAGCCGTTCAGCAATCTCGATGCAGATTTGAAGGAGCGGATCAGGGAGGAGCTGCGTGATATATTGAAGCTGGCCCAGATTACCTGTATTTTTGTGACGCATGATAAGGAAGATGTGAAGGCGATCTGTGATCGCACGGTTGTGATGGGAAGAGGGGCGTAG
- a CDS encoding zinc-ribbon domain-containing protein: MKSIKPGRGPSAVGAAGSLAMVAFGIFWTIMAFAMTRDAPFPLVGTIFPLFGIIFVGIGIFQAIYHYKNATSKERMSLFDITDSREEGDPLNRLYGKQIVDEIVDETEEKESGGEKAFCPYCGERVKKEYQYCSSCGKKL, translated from the coding sequence GTGAAAAGTATAAAACCGGGTCGTGGGCCGTCTGCCGTGGGGGCTGCGGGAAGTCTTGCCATGGTCGCTTTTGGGATTTTTTGGACGATTATGGCTTTTGCGATGACGAGAGATGCCCCATTTCCGCTAGTCGGAACCATTTTTCCGCTGTTCGGTATTATATTCGTGGGGATCGGCATTTTTCAAGCGATTTATCATTACAAGAATGCGACCTCCAAAGAACGGATGTCTTTATTTGATATCACGGATTCCAGGGAAGAAGGCGATCCCCTGAATCGTCTATACGGGAAGCAAATCGTCGACGAAATAGTCGATGAGACAGAGGAAAAGGAATCTGGCGGGGAAAAAGCCTTTTGTCCTTACTGCGGCGAGCGAGTAAAAAAGGAATATCAATACTGCTCAAGCTGTGGCAAAAAATTGTAA